From the genome of Halobellus litoreus, one region includes:
- a CDS encoding winged helix-turn-helix domain-containing protein, with translation MAREPSADESADLQSVLDALDDEDARAIVRALDEPRTASELSEQCDIPLSTTYRKLDLLTDAELLEEGTEIRSDGHHTTTYSVAFEEVRIALTESRELDVEIARLEQGPEERLADIWTAVREET, from the coding sequence ATGGCGCGCGAGCCGTCCGCGGACGAGTCGGCGGATCTGCAGTCCGTCCTCGACGCGCTCGACGACGAGGACGCGAGAGCTATCGTCCGAGCGCTGGACGAACCGCGAACGGCGAGCGAGCTCTCCGAACAGTGCGACATCCCGCTGTCGACGACGTACAGAAAGCTCGATCTGCTGACCGACGCGGAGTTGCTCGAAGAGGGGACCGAAATCCGCTCTGACGGGCACCACACGACGACGTACTCCGTGGCGTTCGAGGAAGTTCGGATCGCGCTCACCGAATCGCGGGAGCTGGACGTCGAGATCGCTCGGCTCGAACAGGGGCCCGAAGAACGGCTCGCGGACATCTGGACCGCAGTACGGGAGGAAACATAA
- a CDS encoding aspartate aminotransferase family protein: protein MSQQTDSPPSNERIEAQYDEYLMPIWKNLNVPIKRASGSTVEDFEGNEYLDVFSGISVTNAGHNNEAVVEAAKAQLDEFVHGCTYVHPNQPAAALAERLAEVTPGDLQKTFFCNSGTEAVEGAIKLARKYTGSKEVLALEMSFHGRTLGSLALTGNKSYKADMAPTINDVAHVAPPYAYRCQLCDGGPCSCACAEDVERVIDTHTAGDLAAVVVEPVMGEGGIIVPPEGWLSRVKEIAHEHGALLVVDEVQAGYGRTGEMWASDHFDVVPDIMPQAKGIANGLPLGAFTASAEVADAFEAGDHLSTFGGNPVACAAALATIDELEGGLIENASEQGAWLSDRLAELETEYDVVGDARGLGLMQGIELVDPDETGPMGVAPAPDAELAKSVGTHLREQGIIIGVGGFHKNVMRFQPPLSISRDQLERAVEGLRTAIEAARDGGA, encoded by the coding sequence ATGTCACAGCAAACAGACTCACCACCGTCGAACGAGCGGATCGAAGCGCAGTACGACGAGTATCTGATGCCCATCTGGAAGAATCTCAACGTCCCGATCAAGCGTGCCTCCGGGAGCACGGTCGAGGACTTCGAGGGCAACGAGTACCTCGACGTGTTCTCGGGAATCTCGGTGACCAACGCGGGCCACAACAACGAGGCCGTCGTCGAGGCGGCCAAGGCGCAGCTCGACGAGTTCGTCCACGGGTGCACGTACGTGCACCCGAACCAGCCGGCCGCGGCGCTGGCCGAGCGACTCGCGGAAGTCACGCCCGGCGACCTCCAGAAGACGTTCTTCTGTAACTCCGGCACGGAGGCGGTCGAGGGCGCGATCAAACTCGCACGGAAGTACACCGGCTCGAAGGAGGTGCTGGCTCTGGAGATGTCGTTCCACGGTCGCACCCTCGGGTCGCTGGCGCTGACCGGCAACAAGTCCTACAAGGCTGATATGGCCCCGACGATCAACGACGTCGCACACGTCGCGCCGCCGTACGCCTACCGCTGTCAGCTGTGCGACGGCGGGCCGTGTTCGTGCGCCTGCGCGGAGGACGTCGAACGCGTGATCGACACCCACACCGCCGGCGACCTGGCGGCGGTCGTCGTCGAGCCCGTGATGGGCGAGGGCGGAATCATCGTTCCGCCGGAGGGGTGGCTCTCTCGCGTCAAGGAGATCGCGCACGAGCACGGCGCGCTCCTCGTCGTCGACGAGGTGCAGGCCGGATACGGCCGGACCGGCGAGATGTGGGCCTCGGACCACTTCGACGTGGTCCCCGACATTATGCCGCAGGCGAAGGGCATCGCGAACGGCCTCCCGCTCGGCGCGTTCACGGCCAGCGCTGAGGTCGCTGACGCGTTCGAGGCCGGCGATCACCTGTCGACGTTCGGCGGGAACCCCGTCGCGTGCGCCGCGGCGCTGGCGACGATCGACGAACTCGAGGGCGGCTTGATCGAGAACGCGAGCGAGCAGGGCGCGTGGCTGAGCGACCGACTCGCGGAACTGGAGACGGAGTACGACGTCGTCGGCGACGCGCGGGGACTGGGGCTGATGCAGGGGATCGAACTGGTCGACCCCGACGAGACTGGGCCGATGGGCGTCGCGCCCGCCCCGGACGCCGAGCTGGCGAAGTCGGTCGGTACGCACCTCAGAGAACAGGGGATCATCATCGGCGTCGGCGGGTTCCACAAGAACGTGATGCGATTCCAGCCGCCGCTGTCGATCTCCCGCGACCAACTCGAACGCGCCGTCGAGGGGCTCCGGACGGCCATCGAGGCGGCTCGCGACGGGGGCGCGTGA
- a CDS encoding DUF7521 family protein, which yields MVHTTTTTSIATGIIVVKTGILILGGLITYFSLKAYRKTGTRALRALAMGFGIITLGALLGGTLDFILGVNLATGILIDAILTFVGFAVITYSLYAD from the coding sequence ATGGTACACACGACGACGACGACGAGCATCGCGACCGGAATAATCGTGGTGAAGACGGGGATACTCATCCTCGGCGGCCTCATCACGTACTTCTCGCTGAAGGCGTATCGGAAGACCGGCACGAGAGCGTTGCGAGCACTCGCGATGGGGTTCGGCATTATCACACTCGGTGCGCTCCTGGGTGGAACGTTGGACTTCATCCTCGGTGTCAACCTCGCCACCGGGATCCTCATCGACGCGATCCTCACCTTCGTCGGGTTCGCGGTCATCACCTACTCGCTGTACGCCGACTGA
- the trxA gene encoding thioredoxin, which produces MSESPNEIDEIRAQKREELASQVNDDSDEEPDEAATVPAEPIHVNGSEELQDAISTYDVVLVDFYADWCGPCKMLEPTVESLAESTDAAVAKVDIDQNQQLAQQYQVRGVPTLQLFSDGQAVEQVVGVRDESTLRSLIEQYS; this is translated from the coding sequence ATGAGCGAATCTCCCAACGAGATCGACGAGATCCGCGCGCAGAAACGCGAGGAACTCGCTTCACAAGTGAACGACGATTCGGACGAAGAACCCGACGAAGCGGCTACTGTACCCGCTGAACCGATCCACGTCAATGGATCCGAAGAGCTACAGGACGCGATTTCGACGTACGATGTCGTCCTCGTCGACTTCTACGCAGATTGGTGCGGACCGTGCAAGATGCTTGAGCCGACCGTCGAGTCGCTGGCCGAATCGACGGACGCCGCGGTGGCAAAGGTCGACATCGACCAAAACCAGCAGCTGGCACAGCAGTATCAGGTCCGCGGGGTGCCGACCCTCCAACTGTTCAGCGACGGGCAGGCGGTCGAACAGGTCGTCGGCGTCCGCGACGAGTCGACGCTCCGCTCTCTGATCGAGCAGTACAGCTAG
- a CDS encoding succinylglutamate desuccinylase/aspartoacylase family protein translates to MSDPKPFRYDTEVPPGQTRHLRYEISETYLGDPVEIPVTIINGEHGGPTAFLSAAIHGDELNGVKVLQEVADRYDPAAVHGTVVCVHVANVPGYLAQQRYIPIYDQDLNRSFPGNARSNTAERMANVIYERFVRPCDFALDFHTSTRNRTTMYHVRADTARPEVDRLARAFGSNLVLSGEAEAGSLRTVATNDGIPTITVEMGRAHRFQPELIDRALEGVESVFAEYGLLPDAAVRWPGWTRVVDGNGDKRWLRADTGGLVEMQYGPVPLVYEGDTVCTISDHFKEREKRVAAPFTGLIIGSLQNPVAAPGHPLCHLVGVDDATLREIEREIAAGEFSERPWV, encoded by the coding sequence ATGAGCGACCCGAAGCCGTTCAGATACGACACCGAGGTCCCGCCGGGGCAGACCCGACACCTCCGCTACGAGATCAGCGAGACGTACCTCGGCGACCCGGTCGAAATTCCGGTGACAATCATCAACGGCGAGCACGGCGGGCCCACGGCGTTTCTCTCGGCGGCGATCCACGGCGACGAACTCAACGGCGTGAAAGTCCTCCAGGAGGTGGCCGACCGGTACGATCCGGCCGCGGTCCACGGGACGGTCGTCTGCGTGCACGTCGCTAACGTGCCGGGCTACCTCGCACAGCAGCGGTACATCCCGATCTACGATCAGGATCTGAACCGCTCTTTCCCGGGCAACGCCCGCTCCAACACCGCCGAACGGATGGCGAACGTGATCTACGAGCGGTTCGTCCGCCCCTGCGACTTCGCGCTCGACTTCCACACCTCGACGCGCAACCGGACGACGATGTACCACGTGCGGGCGGACACGGCCAGACCGGAGGTCGACAGGCTCGCCCGCGCGTTCGGATCGAATCTCGTTCTCTCGGGCGAGGCCGAGGCGGGGTCGCTGCGCACCGTCGCGACGAACGACGGCATTCCGACGATCACCGTCGAAATGGGTCGAGCCCACCGGTTCCAGCCGGAATTGATCGACCGCGCGCTCGAGGGCGTCGAGAGCGTTTTCGCGGAGTACGGCCTGCTGCCCGACGCGGCCGTTCGCTGGCCGGGGTGGACCCGCGTCGTCGACGGCAACGGCGACAAGCGGTGGCTCCGCGCCGATACGGGCGGACTCGTCGAGATGCAGTACGGACCCGTCCCACTGGTGTACGAGGGCGATACGGTCTGTACTATTTCCGACCATTTCAAAGAGCGGGAGAAGCGCGTCGCTGCCCCCTTCACCGGCCTCATCATCGGCTCGTTGCAGAATCCCGTGGCGGCACCGGGACACCCGCTGTGTCACCTCGTCGGCGTCGACGACGCGACGCTCCGAGAGATCGAGCGCGAGATCGCGGCGGGAGAGTTCTCCGAACGGCCCTGGGTGTGA
- a CDS encoding agmatinase family protein, with the protein MEQAPGTSRAAAFRESNPGSAVELPYEGFDTFLKREIADVEDVAGADAAVLGAPYDGAVSNRPGTRYGPRALRRASGWLAYLSGYKGGLTNVRTGREVDFGALELVDCGDVPVFPMDRETTAESISAHVATVADQGVMPVLLGGDHYCTFPSFRGFAEGSDHETVGLVQIDAHTDTVAESAVLGEHFHGSSTHHIAESPHTDYEHVSQVGIRGYESPGFFEFAEESGLSLFTVRDIETRGIRDVVREAITDAAADADAVYVTFDIDSVDPSVAPGTGTPEPGGLSASQALTVMETLGEHDSVGAVDLMEVSPPLDPTDNTSRLGAYLLTTLLEQQFA; encoded by the coding sequence ATGGAGCAAGCGCCGGGCACCAGCCGCGCCGCCGCGTTCCGCGAATCGAACCCGGGGAGCGCGGTCGAACTCCCGTACGAGGGCTTCGACACGTTCCTGAAGCGCGAGATCGCCGACGTCGAGGACGTCGCCGGCGCGGACGCCGCCGTCCTCGGCGCCCCGTACGACGGCGCGGTCAGCAACCGGCCGGGGACGCGCTACGGCCCCCGAGCCCTGCGCCGCGCCAGCGGGTGGCTGGCGTACCTCTCGGGGTACAAGGGCGGGTTGACGAACGTCCGGACCGGCCGCGAGGTCGACTTCGGCGCGCTCGAGCTGGTCGACTGCGGCGACGTCCCCGTCTTTCCGATGGACCGCGAGACGACGGCGGAGTCCATCTCCGCGCACGTCGCGACCGTGGCCGACCAGGGCGTGATGCCGGTCCTCCTCGGCGGCGACCACTACTGCACGTTCCCGTCGTTCAGGGGGTTCGCCGAGGGGAGCGACCACGAGACCGTCGGACTCGTCCAGATCGACGCCCACACCGATACGGTGGCCGAGAGCGCCGTCCTGGGCGAGCACTTCCACGGCTCTTCGACCCACCACATCGCCGAGTCGCCGCATACCGACTACGAGCACGTCTCGCAGGTCGGCATCCGCGGCTACGAGTCGCCCGGCTTCTTCGAGTTCGCCGAGGAGAGCGGGCTGTCGCTGTTCACCGTCCGCGACATCGAGACGCGCGGGATCCGGGACGTCGTCCGGGAGGCCATCACTGACGCGGCGGCCGACGCCGACGCCGTCTACGTCACCTTCGACATCGACTCGGTCGACCCGTCGGTCGCCCCGGGCACCGGCACCCCCGAACCCGGCGGACTGAGCGCGTCGCAGGCGCTGACCGTGATGGAAACTCTCGGCGAGCACGACTCGGTGGGGGCCGTCGATCTGATGGAAGTCTCCCCGCCGCTCGATCCGACCGATAACACCTCACGACTGGGCGCGTACCTGCTGACGACGCTGCTCGAACAGCAGTTCGCGTAG
- a CDS encoding ribose 1,5-bisphosphate isomerase: MVDSTPDVEVSPAVHRTAEDIGSMEIRGAATIAAAAAEALGEQAATSEADSPEAFRAELRAAARVLYDTRPTAVSLPNALRYVLRDVEGEAVERLRTSVRASVSEFCRRLDTAQNDLGRVGANRLRDGDTIMTHCHSTDVLACVETAVDQGKSLSAFVKETRPRNQGHITAEALDEMGVDVTLIVDSAARRYLNDVDHVLVGADSIAADGSVINKIGTSGLAVNARDRGTPIVCAAQTIKLHPDTLTGHTVDIEMRDEREVVDADTADEIGDPEVLNPAFDVTPPRYVDAIVTERGQFPPESIVSLMRELFGESTTEPWAER, encoded by the coding sequence ATGGTCGATTCCACACCCGACGTCGAGGTGTCGCCGGCGGTCCATCGAACGGCCGAGGACATCGGCTCGATGGAGATCCGCGGTGCGGCGACGATCGCCGCCGCAGCGGCGGAGGCGCTCGGCGAACAGGCCGCGACGAGCGAGGCCGACTCCCCCGAGGCGTTCCGCGCGGAACTCCGAGCGGCCGCCCGCGTGCTCTACGACACCCGTCCGACGGCGGTCAGCCTCCCGAACGCGCTCCGGTACGTCCTCCGCGACGTCGAGGGCGAGGCGGTCGAACGACTGCGCACCAGCGTCCGCGCCAGCGTCTCCGAGTTCTGTCGACGGCTCGATACGGCGCAGAACGACCTCGGGCGGGTCGGCGCGAACCGCCTCCGCGACGGCGACACGATCATGACGCACTGCCACTCGACGGACGTCCTCGCCTGCGTCGAGACCGCCGTCGACCAGGGGAAGTCGCTGTCGGCGTTCGTCAAGGAGACCCGACCCAGGAATCAGGGCCACATCACCGCCGAGGCGCTCGACGAGATGGGCGTCGACGTGACGCTGATCGTCGACTCCGCGGCGCGGCGCTACCTCAACGACGTCGACCACGTCCTCGTCGGAGCCGACAGCATCGCCGCCGACGGGTCGGTGATCAACAAGATCGGCACGAGCGGGCTCGCGGTCAACGCCCGCGACCGGGGGACCCCGATCGTCTGCGCCGCACAGACGATCAAGCTCCACCCCGACACCCTCACCGGCCACACCGTCGACATCGAGATGCGCGACGAGCGCGAGGTGGTCGACGCCGACACCGCGGACGAGATCGGCGATCCCGAAGTGCTGAACCCCGCCTTCGACGTGACGCCGCCGCGGTACGTCGACGCCATCGTTACCGAACGCGGTCAGTTCCCGCCCGAGAGCATCGTCTCGCTGATGCGGGAGCTGTTCGGCGAGAGCACGACGGAGCCCTGGGCGGAGCGCTGA
- a CDS encoding DEAD/DEAH box helicase produces MHVSDLPVPAAVREHYRASGIEELYPPQAAAVDAGITEGENVVAAIPTASGKTLIAELAMLTADGPALYAVPLRALAREKYESFAELPGVSVGISTGDFDSPDEELGEADVVVATAEKVDSAIRNGASWVEDLACVVVDEVHLLGRERRGPTLEVTLATLQRRAPGVQIVALSATVDNPEDVASWLDAELVESTWRPVSLRTGVYDGSEVRFDDGSALGVDAEAADPAEERATAVTASLVEGAIDTGGQCLAFVRSRREAESLATRLAEADLAPDGDAAADLADEIRAVDGTATARRLADAAESGIGFHHAGLVNEHRALVESAFRRRELGVICATPTLAAGVNVPARRVVVRDLERYTGEEMSKLPVLEVHQMCGRAGRPHLDPYGEAVLVGDERTADDLWERYVDAGPEAVESQLAAREALRTHVLSVVASGFADSTAGVLDLLDATFFAHQSPDVDLSGLLATVAGELAEMELLDVGDDAGGVASVDATPHRGAGPDAAATASDALAATDLGETVSRQYVRPETGARLIEGIRIIERMADDDVTALTALGVVCATPDMRGTYLGNRERADIYRYASKHAAEFTTAPDEAEDFESWLCAVKLARLVFEWSEGASIEALVDRYRIGPGDVESHVERVVWLLGAGDALAATLDAEVDVFDRVRRRLADSADESPGGDVERQPR; encoded by the coding sequence GTGCACGTCAGCGACCTCCCCGTCCCCGCGGCCGTCCGCGAGCACTACCGCGCGTCGGGCATCGAGGAACTGTACCCGCCGCAGGCCGCCGCCGTCGACGCCGGGATCACCGAGGGCGAGAACGTAGTCGCCGCCATCCCGACGGCGTCGGGGAAGACGCTGATCGCCGAACTGGCGATGCTGACCGCCGACGGCCCGGCGCTGTACGCCGTCCCGCTCCGCGCGCTCGCTCGCGAGAAGTACGAGTCGTTCGCGGAGCTTCCGGGGGTGAGCGTCGGCATCTCGACGGGCGATTTCGACTCGCCGGACGAGGAACTCGGCGAGGCGGATGTCGTCGTCGCCACGGCCGAGAAGGTCGACTCCGCGATCCGGAACGGGGCGTCGTGGGTCGAAGACCTCGCCTGCGTCGTCGTCGACGAGGTCCACCTGCTCGGCCGGGAGCGCCGCGGCCCCACGCTGGAGGTCACGCTCGCGACGCTGCAGCGTCGCGCGCCGGGCGTCCAGATCGTCGCGCTGTCGGCGACGGTCGACAACCCCGAGGACGTGGCGTCGTGGCTCGACGCCGAGCTCGTCGAGTCGACGTGGCGGCCGGTGTCCCTCCGGACGGGCGTCTACGACGGCAGCGAGGTCCGCTTCGACGACGGATCGGCACTGGGCGTCGACGCCGAGGCGGCAGACCCCGCGGAGGAGCGAGCCACCGCGGTCACCGCCTCGCTGGTGGAGGGCGCGATCGACACGGGCGGACAGTGTCTCGCCTTCGTCCGCTCGCGCCGGGAGGCGGAGTCGCTGGCGACGCGACTCGCCGAGGCTGATCTGGCCCCCGACGGCGACGCCGCGGCCGACCTCGCCGACGAGATCCGGGCGGTCGACGGCACCGCGACGGCCCGACGGCTCGCCGACGCCGCCGAGTCGGGGATCGGATTCCACCACGCCGGGCTGGTCAACGAGCACCGCGCGCTCGTCGAGTCCGCGTTCCGGAGGCGCGAACTCGGCGTGATCTGCGCCACCCCGACGCTGGCGGCGGGCGTGAACGTCCCCGCGCGTCGCGTGGTCGTCCGCGACCTCGAACGCTACACCGGCGAAGAGATGTCGAAGCTCCCCGTCCTCGAAGTCCACCAGATGTGCGGCCGCGCGGGACGCCCCCATCTCGACCCCTACGGCGAGGCCGTGCTCGTCGGCGACGAACGCACGGCCGACGACCTCTGGGAGCGCTACGTCGACGCCGGCCCCGAGGCCGTCGAGTCGCAACTGGCCGCGCGGGAGGCGCTGCGTACCCACGTCCTCAGCGTGGTCGCCTCCGGGTTCGCCGACTCCACGGCGGGCGTGCTCGACCTGCTGGACGCGACGTTCTTCGCCCACCAGTCGCCCGACGTCGACCTCTCGGGGCTGCTCGCCACGGTCGCGGGCGAACTCGCGGAGATGGAACTGCTCGACGTGGGCGACGACGCTGGCGGCGTCGCGAGCGTCGACGCGACCCCGCATCGCGGGGCGGGTCCGGACGCCGCCGCGACCGCCTCGGACGCCCTGGCCGCGACGGATCTCGGCGAGACGGTGTCCCGACAGTACGTCCGCCCGGAGACGGGCGCACGCCTGATCGAGGGCATCCGAATCATCGAGAGGATGGCGGACGACGACGTCACCGCCCTCACGGCGCTGGGCGTCGTCTGCGCGACGCCGGACATGCGCGGGACGTACCTCGGGAACCGCGAGCGCGCCGACATCTACCGGTACGCGTCCAAGCACGCCGCGGAGTTCACGACCGCGCCCGACGAGGCCGAGGACTTCGAGTCGTGGCTCTGTGCGGTCAAACTGGCCCGCCTCGTCTTCGAGTGGAGCGAGGGCGCGTCCATCGAGGCGCTCGTCGATCGATACCGGATCGGGCCGGGGGACGTCGAGTCACACGTCGAGCGAGTGGTCTGGCTCCTCGGTGCCGGCGACGCCCTCGCGGCAACGCTCGACGCCGAGGTCGACGTCTTCGATCGGGTCCGACGGCGACTCGCCGACTCGGCCGACGAGTCGCCCGGCGGCGACGTGGAGCGACAACCGCGCTAG
- the rbcL gene encoding type III ribulose-bisphosphate carboxylase codes for MAGITYEDFIDLSFEPADADLICTFRIDPADGMDVESAASRVASESSNGTWAALPTGEGFTDMRAMAFEIGELDDAADVDGTGDAAEIRVAYPEGLFEPGSMPQILSCIAGNIMGMKAVDTIRLVDCEWPEGLATSFSGPQFGSDVRSEIFDVEDRPILATVPKPKVGLSTERHAEVGYEAWTGGVDLLKDDENLTDQDFNPFHDRLVESLAQRDRAEEETGEPKSYLINVTAGTNEMLERVDQVAAEGCEYVMVDVITTGWAAVQTVRERCEELGLAIHAHRAMHAAFDRLPEHGVSMRVLAQIARLVGVDQLHTGTAGLGKLANEDTVGINTWLRDDLYGLGDVLPVASGGLHPGLVPDLLDATGTNVCVQAGGGIHGHPDGTHEGAKALRAAVDAYAEDRSLESKAEESPALRAAIDEWGTETPR; via the coding sequence ATGGCTGGAATCACCTACGAGGACTTCATCGACCTGTCGTTCGAGCCGGCCGACGCCGACCTGATCTGCACGTTCCGGATCGATCCCGCCGACGGGATGGACGTCGAATCGGCGGCCTCCCGCGTCGCCTCCGAGTCGTCGAACGGGACCTGGGCGGCGCTGCCGACGGGCGAGGGGTTCACCGATATGCGGGCGATGGCGTTCGAGATCGGCGAACTCGACGACGCTGCGGATGTGGACGGCACCGGCGACGCCGCCGAGATACGAGTGGCGTACCCGGAGGGGCTCTTCGAACCGGGAAGTATGCCGCAGATCCTCTCCTGCATCGCGGGCAACATCATGGGGATGAAGGCCGTCGACACGATCCGACTCGTCGACTGCGAGTGGCCCGAGGGGCTCGCGACCTCCTTCTCGGGCCCGCAGTTCGGGTCGGACGTGAGGAGCGAAATCTTCGACGTCGAGGACCGACCGATCCTCGCGACGGTCCCGAAGCCGAAAGTCGGCCTCTCGACCGAGCGGCACGCCGAGGTGGGCTACGAGGCCTGGACCGGAGGCGTCGACCTCCTGAAGGACGACGAGAACCTCACCGACCAGGATTTCAATCCGTTTCACGACCGTCTCGTCGAGAGCCTCGCGCAGCGCGATCGGGCCGAGGAGGAGACCGGCGAGCCGAAGTCGTACCTGATCAACGTCACTGCGGGCACGAACGAGATGCTCGAACGCGTCGACCAGGTGGCCGCCGAGGGCTGCGAGTACGTGATGGTCGACGTCATCACGACCGGGTGGGCCGCGGTGCAGACGGTCCGAGAGCGCTGCGAGGAACTGGGGCTCGCGATCCACGCCCACCGCGCGATGCACGCGGCGTTCGACCGCCTCCCCGAGCACGGCGTCTCGATGCGCGTGCTCGCGCAGATCGCCCGCCTCGTCGGCGTCGACCAGCTCCACACCGGGACCGCGGGCCTCGGGAAGCTGGCGAACGAGGACACCGTCGGTATCAACACGTGGCTCCGCGACGATCTCTACGGTCTCGGCGACGTCCTCCCGGTCGCCTCCGGCGGCCTGCACCCCGGACTGGTTCCGGATCTCCTGGACGCGACCGGCACCAACGTCTGCGTGCAGGCGGGGGGCGGCATCCACGGTCATCCCGACGGGACCCACGAGGGCGCGAAGGCGTTGCGCGCGGCCGTCGACGCCTACGCCGAAGATCGGTCGCTGGAGTCGAAGGCCGAGGAGAGTCCCGCGCTCCGGGCGGCGATCGACGAGTGGGGAACGGAGACGCCGCGGTAG
- a CDS encoding NrpR regulatory domain-containing protein, producing MATGGERRRYDLLRLIGENEPIGSIRLVDLMQQRGYSIKDRTIRLMLSELDEENLTEKVTGKGRRLTAEGREELRRGDVSGRFERIRERIATLTSEVTYDPAEDGGEVVFGSGRVPADRVDDAFELLTALHRSSVGPVPVSLIETDSDSEVEIAVPSSITLDGILLSRGINARLVTGGLVEYDGEIDRYIDAISGEGSTMDVVRLLVEAGRTDVGAILDDREGILIVDSREFPLTRFDEARDLSTAARDQLGGVLDFRRPRETGQIPAGRSGWEFASLTYGGVGEAAFALLHEHGLLQEWESLDGVRPRAAFEPAPTLRERL from the coding sequence ATGGCTACCGGGGGAGAGAGGCGACGGTACGATCTGCTCCGCCTCATCGGCGAGAACGAACCGATCGGGAGCATCCGGCTGGTCGATTTGATGCAACAGCGCGGCTACTCGATCAAGGATCGGACGATCCGTCTGATGCTGTCGGAACTCGACGAGGAGAACCTCACGGAGAAAGTCACCGGAAAGGGGCGGCGATTGACGGCGGAGGGCCGCGAGGAACTCCGGCGCGGGGACGTGAGCGGACGGTTCGAACGGATCCGCGAACGGATCGCGACGCTGACGAGCGAGGTCACCTACGACCCGGCCGAGGACGGGGGCGAAGTGGTGTTCGGCTCCGGTCGGGTGCCGGCCGACCGGGTCGACGACGCGTTCGAGTTGCTGACCGCGCTCCACCGGTCGTCCGTCGGTCCGGTTCCCGTCTCGCTGATCGAGACCGACTCCGACTCCGAGGTGGAAATCGCCGTCCCGTCGAGTATCACGCTGGACGGGATCCTCCTCTCTCGCGGGATCAACGCCCGGCTCGTCACCGGGGGTCTCGTCGAGTACGACGGCGAAATCGATCGCTACATCGACGCCATCAGCGGGGAGGGGTCGACGATGGACGTCGTACGCCTGCTCGTCGAGGCTGGTCGGACGGACGTCGGAGCGATCTTGGACGACCGCGAGGGCATTCTGATCGTCGACAGCCGTGAGTTCCCGCTGACCCGGTTCGACGAGGCGCGGGACCTCTCGACGGCCGCGCGGGATCAACTCGGCGGCGTGCTCGACTTCCGCCGCCCGCGGGAAACCGGCCAGATACCGGCCGGGCGGTCCGGGTGGGAGTTCGCCTCGCTCACGTACGGCGGCGTCGGCGAGGCGGCGTTCGCGCTGTTGCACGAACACGGTTTGCTGCAAGAGTGGGAATCGCTTGACGGCGTACGACCGCGGGCCGCGTTCGAGCCGGCGCCGACGCTCCGCGAACGGCTGTGA